The Priestia koreensis genomic interval TATAAAGAAAAAAAGCTTTAAGATAAGGAAGGATGTTTATCGTGAACTTATCTGGAACGTTTGAAAAAGGTTATATGAGCGGTCGGTCCTATTTTTTATATGAGCCAAGTCATCTTGAGGAAGGTAAGACTTATCCTCTTGTAGTAATGCTACACGGGTGTAACCAAAGCGCTGAAGAATTTGCAAGAGCGACAAAAATGAATGAAGTGGCTAAAGAGGAAGCGTTTTTTGTTCTGTATCCAGAGCAATCACAGTGGGCGAATCCGCGAAAATGCTGGAACTGGTTCGAAACCTACCATCAAAAACGCAAGCGCGGGGAGCCTATGATGATTGCCAACATGGTGCAAGGAATTGAACGACTGTATCCTGTTGATGCCTCTCGTGTATACGTTGCAGGTCTTTCTGCAGGAGGCGCGATGAGCGTCATTATGGGAGCAACTTATCCAGATTTATTTGCTGCTGTTGGGGTCAGTGCTGGGCTAGAGTACGGGGCAGCGAACAATATTTTAGAA includes:
- a CDS encoding extracellular catalytic domain type 1 short-chain-length polyhydroxyalkanoate depolymerase, with amino-acid sequence MNLSGTFEKGYMSGRSYFLYEPSHLEEGKTYPLVVMLHGCNQSAEEFARATKMNEVAKEEAFFVLYPEQSQWANPRKCWNWFETYHQKRKRGEPMMIANMVQGIERLYPVDASRVYVAGLSAGGAMSVIMGATYPDLFAAVGVSAGLEYGAANNILESVQAMERGGPSAKVQGVKAYEAMKEYARPVPLMVFHGDEDKRVHVVNSDQIIIQWCRMNNLAALQENEGWIDDETDHVSTHTPVRGRSYTRYVYKNKDDVSWLEKVIVHKMGHCWAGGNGNEKYTDSSGPNASKMLWNFLKQWRIPSNSVDE